The DNA sequence GGCGCACACTCGCCGGCGTGACCCGGTGCACACTGGCCGCCCCGGTCGACTCCGGCTCGGCGACCAGCTCCAACTCGGCAGCCAGGGCCGGCTCGGGTGGACCGGGCACCACCACGGTCAGGTCGGCCTGCACCAGAACGTGGTCCACCGGGGACGGCAGCAGGTCGTCCAGCGCGCGTTCCACCGTCGACGCCGCACCTCGGTGCTCCCGTTCGGTGGCCCGTACGCCGAGCGGATCGTCGTCGGCCGCGATGTCCCGAGCGTCCCGGCCCTCGCCGGCGAGCAGCGAGCGGCCGTACCCGGTCAACACGCCCAGCCCGGTGACGCCCAGTTGAGCCGCCTCGTCGAGGACCTCGCGGTGCAGCTCGTCGCGGCCCCGGCTGCGCCGCGGCGCCTGCCAGGCGAGCAGCGTGAGCACTTCGTCGGCGGTCGGCGCGGCCCCCGGCGGCAGCGCGGCCAGCACCCCGAGCACGGTACGGCGTACCGTCGGCGCGCCGGCCCGCTCCACGTCGGTCGACAACGCGGTGATCGGCCGGTCCCGGTCGTCCCGGCGGCCGATCAACCCGGCCCGCCGGGTCATCGCCAGCCACGCCCCGGCCAGCCGCTCCCACCGCCGGGCCACCGGTTCGTTGATCCACTGGTCGTAGTTGCCGGTCGGCAGGATCTGCTGGTCGACGGCGGTGCGGCTGGCCGAGGTGGGCAGTTCGGCGGCACCGAGCAGCCCGGCGGCGTACCCGATCTCGATCAGCAGCCCGGCCAGCGACTCGCTGACCCCACCGACGCGGGCCAGCCGGCGCAGCTCCCGCACCCCGATCCCGCCGGTACGCAGCAGCGGCGCCGGCTCGGCGGCCAACGCCTCCAGCAGCGCGCCGGCCAGCCGGACCAGCTCCATCGCCTGCCCGGCACCGGTCGAGTCAACCGCCTTCGGATCGCGTTCGGCGGAACCGGCGGCAGGCGGGTCGGGGCGCAGCGCGCCGAGCGGCCCGGTGTCCCGGCGCAGCAACAGCCCGACCTCGCGGGGCAATTCCACGGCCTGGCTGCCGGCCGTCGCCGGCTCGTCGGTGACCACCGCCAGCAGGCCGGCCTCGACCAGCCAGCGGACCGGGCTCACCCCGTCGCCTGGACCCAGGGCGGCCGGGGCAGCAGCGGCCGGGGCGGTAGCGGCCGGGGCAGCGGCGGCCGGGGCGGTAGCGGCCGAGGCCTCGCGGGCCTGGGCGCCGGCGGCCGGGCCGCCGGCGGCGGTAGTCACCGTGCCGAGCGGCGGACCGGCGGCGAGCCGGTCGAGCACCGCCCGCGCCGATGGCGGGGCGCTGAGCAGCGTCCGGCGCAACGCGGCCGGATCGGCGCACCGTCGCGCCACCCGGTCGCCCAGGTCGGCGGCGGGCCGGCCCAGCCCCGCCGGGTACGGCGAACTCGCCTCGTCCACCCCGCCGGCCACCCGGAACCGCCCGGCCGACCCGTACAGCAGGCAACGGGCCAGCAGCCGGTCCACCGCCGCGCGGACCTGGGCCGCAGTCGCCCCGCTGCCCGGCGCGGTGGCCATCGCCAGCACCGCGTCCAGTCCGACGGTGGCGTCGGCGGTGTCGGCCGAACCGGCTCCGGCCGACGGCTCCCGGCACAGCCGCGCGGCGTCAAGGATCCGCAGAGTGAACTCGTCTAGGTCGTCGAGCGCGCGGGCAGCGGAGACCCGCGACTGGGCCCGGGCGGCCAGCGTGGCGATGTCGGTCGGCGCCGGCACCACCAGATCCGGACGCAGGCGCAGCAGGTCACCCAGCTCCGCGTCGGAGCGGGAACGTAGGTGGTCGGCGAGTGTGTTGGCCATGGTTGTTCCACGCTAGCCCGCCGGACGCCCCAGGTGGCCTCGGCCGTCCGGAGCAGATGCGCCGGCTCGGGAGTCGCCCGCATAGGCTCACCCTCCGGCCGCCACCCGACCGGCCACCCGCGCCGGCCGGATCCACCCGTCGTGGCGGGCGTGACGAAGGAAGGACACGCGCATGTCGCCGGTGGTCGGATTCGACCTGGACATGACATTGATCGACTCGCGGCCGGGGGTCGCCGCCACCTACCGGGCGTTGACCGAGCTCACCGGGGTGCAGGTGGACGCCGAGGTCGCGGTGTCCCGGCTCGGCCCGCCGCTGCGCCACGAGATCAGCCAGTGGTTTCCGGCCGACCAGGTCGATGCCGCGGTCGAGCAGTTCCGGTCGCTCTACCCCCGCTACGCGGTCGGTCCGACCCTGCCGATGCCCGGGGCGGTCGCCGCGCTCGAACTGGTCCGGGAGCGGGGTGGGCGGGTGGTGGTGGTCACCTCGAAGCTCGGCCGGCTGGCTCGCCTGCACCTGGACCACCTGAGGCTGCCGGCGGACGAGGTCGCCGGGGACCTGTTCGCCGAGGGCAAGGCGGTCGCCCTGCGCGAGTACGCCGTACAGCTGTATGTGGGTGACCATACGGCGGACATGGTGGCCGCGCGGACCGCCGGGATACCGGGTCTCGGGGTGGCCTCCGGCCCCTGTTCGGCGGCTGAGCTGCGGTCCACCGGAGCGGCTGCGGTGATCGACGACCTGACCGGATTCCCGGCGGCGGCCGACACACTGCTCCGGCTAGCCTGGTGAGGTCAATCCTGCGAGTGAAGTCGAGGTCAGTGGTGCCGACGGGTCGAGTGAAATGGTACGACGCGGGAAAGGGGTACGGATTCGTCACCAGTGACGAGGGTGGCGACGTGTTCCTGCCCAAGGGTGCGTTGCCGGCTGGCGTCACCGACCTCAAGTCCGGGCAACGGGTGGAGTTCGGGGTGGTGGACAGCCGGCGCGGCGCGCAGGCGCTCGGCGTACAGCTGCTGGAGGCCCCGCCGTCCGTCGCCGAGCTGCGTCGGCGACCGCCGGAGGAGCTGCACGGACTGGTCGAAGACATGATCAAGGTGCTGGAGGCCAAGGTCCAGCCGGACCTGCGGCGGGGCCGGTTCCCGGACCGCAAGACGGCGCAGACCGTGGCCCAGCTGGTGCACGCGGTCGCCCGCGAACTGGAGGTCTGACCTGCGGTCGCGGTCCCCGGACCGCAGTGGTCGGCTGTCTACCGCCGCCGTAGCTGGTCGTCGGGCGGTGGCGCGAGCAGCCCTGCCGTCGGTGGGGTGAGCCCGTGCGCCGCCGCCCGGTCCAGTAGCGCGGCGACCGCCGCATATCCGTCGGCACCGAGGTCGGCGGTGAATTCGTTGACGTACAGCCCGATGTGCCGGTCCACCACGTCCGGCTCCATCTCCTGGGCGTGGGCCAGCACGTAGTCCCGGGAGGCGCCTGGATCCGCCCAGGCCAGTCGGACCGACTCGCGTACCCAGCCGGTCGCCTGCGCCGGGTCGACGACGCCCCGTCGGGCCAGGATCGCGCCCAACGGGATCGGCAGCCCGGTGTCCGACTCCCACCACGCCCCGAGGTCGACCAGCGCGGTGAGCCCGTACCGCTGGTAGGTGAACCGTGCCTCGTGGATCACCAGGCCGGCGTCGTACCGGCCGGCGGCGACGCCGGGCATGATCTCGTGGAACGGCACGACCTCGATCCGGGCCGGCGGCCGACCTGCCGACCAGAGCCGGAACAGCAGGTACGCGGTGGTCCGCTCACCGGGTACGGCCACGGTCGCCCCGGTCAGGTCGCCGGCTGACCAGCGACCCTCCCCGGCCGTACCGCCGGCTGCGCCGCCGGTCAGCAGCAGCGGGCCGCAGCCCCGGCCCAACGCACCCCCGCAGGGCAGCAGGTGGTAGTCCGGCAGCAGCCAGGGCAACGCGGCGAAACTGACCTTGACCAGGTCGAACTCGCCACGTTCGGCGGCGGAGTTGGTGACGTCCACGTCGGCGTACCGGACGGTGACCGGCGGGGCGTCCGGCACCAGCCCGTGCACCAGGGCGTGGAAGACGAACGTGTCGTTGGGGCAGGGGGAGAAAGCCAGCCGCAGGGTCACGTCAGCCACGGTAGTCGGCACTCCGGCTGGTCAGCGCGCTGGCCGCCGTGGTCAGCGCGGCCAGCGCCGACGGGATCCGCCAGCCGGCCCGGTCGCGCGGGCCGACCGGGTTGGAGATGGTACGCAGCTCCGCGAAGGGCAGCCCGGCCAGCCCGGCGGCGCAGGCGACCCCGTACCCCTCCATGGCCTCGGCCACCGCGTCGGGGTAACGGCCGGTGAGCGTCCCTGCGGTCGTCGCGGTGCCGGTCACGGTGTTCACCGTCAGCACCGCGCCGGGTACGGCGTCCGGTAGCGCCGCCCGCAGCCAGCCGGTGAGCGCGTCGTCGGCGGGGGCGACCGCGGTGCCGAAGCCGAGTTCGTCGATCGTCAGGAACCCGTCCGGCGACTCGGCGCCGAGGTCGGCCGCGACGCTGCGGGTGGCGACGGCGGTCTGCCCGACGGCGATCCGGTCGGGGAATCCGCCGCCGATCCCCGCGCTGACCACCGCGTCGTACGGGCGTCCGCTGCTCGCCGCGAGTGCCAGCTGCCGGCTGGTCCCGGCGGCGGCGGCCGCCGAACCGACCCCGACCACCGCGACGTCGACCGCTCGGTCGGCTGCGTCGCCCGTCGTGCCGCCGTCCGCTGCCGTGCCGCTACCGGCTGTGCTGCTGCCCGGGGCGATTCCGCGCCGGAGGGCGACCGCCTCGGCCTCGACCGCGGTCACGATCAGAATCCGCACCTGCCGCACCCTACCCACCGCGCCTTCCTGGACCTACCGGTCGCCGGGCAGGGTCGTTGGCCGGCCACTCGTCACCGGCCCGTGGGTCGACGTCTTACCGGCCCGTGGGTCAGCGTCCGGCGTCCGGCCCGTGGGTCAGCTTCCGCTGTCCGGCCCGTCGGGTCGATCGTCCTCGGCCGCGCGGCGCAGCGTCGACGACGGGCGGTAGATGTGGAATCCGGGTGGCGTCGGATCGTCGTCGTCGGCTTGGCCGTCGGACCGGTCGTCGTCGCGGTGACCGGCGGGTGCGCCGGCGGCCGGGACGCCGACCGGCTCGGCACCGACCGGGCCGGTGCCGCCCTGCCCAGCGCCGACCGGTGCCGGCGGTGCCGGCGTCGGCGGGGCGGGTCGCGGACGTGGCCGGATCCGGGCCGGGACGATCGACCGGCGGGCGCGTGGCGGAACAACCGTGCCGCCGTCGTCGGGTGAGCCGGCGTCGGGCGTACCGGGGTCGGCGTCGCCTGATCCGGCGGTGCCGGGTTCGGGCGTCTCCGGGACGTCGTCGGCTGCGTCGACCGGTCGGCCGTTGAGCCGGTCCTTGCGCTGCCGGCCGGCGACGATCATCGCGCGGGCGGCGGCGAGTATGCCGAAGCCGGCCGCCGCGACGACACCGACCCGGCCGTCCACCGGAATCAGCCCGAACGCGCCACCTGCGACGAACGACAGCATCAGAATGGTCTCGGAGTGGGCGAATGCGCTGGCCCGCAGCCGTTCCGGCAGCCGCTCCTGGATGGTGGCGTCCACCGCGAGCTTCGCAATGCCGCTGATGATCGCGGTGACGAAACAGAACAGCGCCACCATCAGCAGCGAAAACTGCAGGGTGGCGAGTACGCCGACACCGGCCACGATCACCAGCCCGCTGGACTGCAGGGCGAGTGGGCGGTTGATCCGCATCCGGCTGCCGATCGCGGTGGCGGCGAAGCTGCCGGCGGCCAACGCCGCTCCGACCAACCCCAGCGCGCCCTCGTCGCCGAGCTGCTGGCTGAACACCACCGTGGACAGATCGCCCGCCTTGATCGCGAACGCGAGGAAGAGCAGCAGGAAGCCGTAGAGGCAACGTAACGTGCCGCTGCCGACCAGGGTGGCGATCACCAGCCGGCTCCCGGTGAGAATCCGCTGCCGGTCGGTGCCGCGCCGCAGACCGAACACCCGGAACGCGCGCGGCACCCGCTCGGCGGGCTCGGAGTCGGCCCGAGGCGGCAGCCGCAGCGCGATCACCATGCCGACCAGGAAGATCACCGACGCGACCCGCAGCGGCCACTGCGGCCCGAACCAGAACGCCGCCAGCCCCAGTGGTGCGACCAGCGCTCCGGCGATCGTGCCGTAGACGCTGGCCCGGGCCCCGGCCTGGGACAGCCCCAGCCCGGCCGGCAACAGCCGGGGCACGGCGGCGGAGCGGCCGACGCCGTACGCCCGGGACAGGGCGAGCACCCCGAACGCCGCCGGATACAGCCCGAACCCGTTCAGGTGGTCGGCGATCAACCAGGCCAGGAAGGCCCGGCCGAGCATGGTGGTGGCCAGCGCGTACCGCCGGCCGTGCCGGAAGTGGTCGAGCACCGGGCCGACCACCGGGGCCAGCAGCGCGAACGGGACCATCGTCACCAGCAGGTAGAGCGCCACGCTGCTGCGGGCCTCGCCGAGCGGCGCGCTGAAGAAGATGGTCCCGGCAAGCCCGATCGTGATCAGGGTATCCCCGGCGCAGGAGGCGGCGTGCAGGTCGAACAGGCGCGACATGCCCGGTTCACCGCCCGCCCCGCGGTGGCGTACCTGCAGAACCTTGTGTCCGGCCCAGCGACCGCTGTGCGCCGTGCCGCGCAGCACCGCGCGGGTGCCGCGGAAGGCGGTCCCGGCCGTGTGCCCGAGCGAGCGAAACAGCCCCATGCGCCCATCCTCACCTATCCGCAGCCGTCCCGTCTCGGGCTGTGCCGGTTTTCGCGGTCGCGGGCCCGGGTCGGCGGGGGAGTGCCTGCCGACAACGAGTCGTTGTCGGCGGGGGAGTGCCTGTCGGCGGTGCCGGCCGGTAGGCAACAATGGGACGGTGACCAGGAGCACCGCTCGTGCCGCCCGCCTCGACTCGGTCTGCGCCAAAGCCGTCGACGTGGCGTACGCCGCGCTGACCGACGCGGTGGATCCCGCCGAGGTCGGCGAGCACCTGCAGGCAGTCGCCGAAGGCGACCGGCTGGTGACCCACCTCTTCGACTGCCATCTTGCCGGGTACCAGGGCTGGCGGTGGGCGGTCACCGTGACCCGGGTCTCTCGCAGCCGGCAGGTGACCGTCTGTGAGACGGTGCTGCTGCCCGGCCCGGACGCGTTGCTGGCACCGGGTTGGCTGCCCTGGCACGACCGGCTGCAGCCCGGTGACCTGGGCGTCGGTGACCTGTTGCCGACCTCGTTCGACGACGACCGGCTCGCGCCCGGTTACCTGCAGTCGGACGACCCGGCCGTCGAGGAGGTCTCCTGGGAGCTCGGGCTCGGCCGGAGCCGGGTGATGTCTCGCGAGGGCCGCGCCGACACCGCGCAGCGCTGGTACGACGGCGAACACGGCCCGCAGGCACCGATCTCGGTCGCCGCGCCGGACACGGCCCGCTGCGGCGCCTGCGGGTTCTACCTGATGCTGGCTGGGGCGCTGCGGCAGGCGTTCGGGGTGTGCGGCAACGTGTACGCACCGGACGACGGCCGGGTGGTGAGCGTGGACCACGGCTGCGGCGCGCACTCGGAGACGCTGACCGGCCCGGCGGTGACCCCGGTGGACGAGTTGCCCACGGTCTACGACGACGGCGAGGTCGAGACGGTCACGATGCGTTCGGGTCCGGCGGGCGACTGACCTGGTCGGCGTGGCGCCGTCGCCGGTTGGCGTCGTGCCGCAGCATCACCGCGAGCCCGGGCAGCCCGAGCAGGAGACCGGCCAGGCAGGTCCAGAGCCAGTCGGTACGCCCGGTGTCGGCCAGCCAGTCTCGGGCGAGCAGGCAGACCAGCCCGGCGATGGCCCAGGCGATCATCCCGCCGACGGCGAACGGCACCATCGGTGGGTCCAGCGGCGCCGGTCGGGGTGCCCTCGGCAGCCGCACCGGGCCGGTCGGGGCGTCCGGCGGAGTCATCGGCGGCGAGTCGGGCACCCTACCAGGGTACGTCCCGGTTGATCGAGACCGCCGCGACGGGCCGGTCGACCCGGACGGCGGGCGGCCGGATCGGCGATGTCGCGGGACGTAACCGGATGGACCTCCACAGGTAACAGCTGATCTGAGACGATGCGCGCAACCCAGTCAACCTGATGATCAGCTGTGAGGACCCATGGCGACAGTGCCGGCAGAGACGACCGGGTCGACTCCGGACCGCAGCCCACGTAACGCGTTCGACCGGTTCTTCGAAATCACCGCCCGCGGCTCCACCCCCGGCCGGGAGGTACGCGGCGGGCTGGCCACCTTCTTCACGATGGCGTACATCGTGGTGCTCAACCCGTTGATCCTGGGTAGCGCGGTCGACGGCGAGGGCGCCGCGCTGGCGATCCCGGCGATCGCCGCCGCGACCGCCCTGATCGCCGGGTTGATGACGCTGCTGATGGGGGTGATCGCCCGGTTCCCGCTGGCGCTGGCCGCCGGTCTCGGGGTGAACGCCCTCGTCGCCTTCGAGATCGCCCCGCAGATGACCTGGGCCGACGCGATGGGCCTGGTGGTCATCGAGGGCGTGATCATCCTGGTCCTGGTGCTGACCGGGCTGCGTACCGCCGTCTTCCGGGCCGTGCCGACCCAGCTGAAGACCGCCATCGGGGTCGGCATCGGGCTGTTCCTCGCGTTGATCGGCTTCGTCAACGCAGGGTTCGTCACCGGTGGCACCGCCTCGCCGCCGCTCGGCCTGGGCGTCAACGGCATGATCGCCACCTGGCCGGCGTTCGTCTTCGTACTCGGCCTGCTGCTCACCCTGGTGCTGGTGGT is a window from the Solwaraspora sp. WMMD792 genome containing:
- a CDS encoding HAD hydrolase-like protein yields the protein MSPVVGFDLDMTLIDSRPGVAATYRALTELTGVQVDAEVAVSRLGPPLRHEISQWFPADQVDAAVEQFRSLYPRYAVGPTLPMPGAVAALELVRERGGRVVVVTSKLGRLARLHLDHLRLPADEVAGDLFAEGKAVALREYAVQLYVGDHTADMVAARTAGIPGLGVASGPCSAAELRSTGAAAVIDDLTGFPAAADTLLRLAW
- a CDS encoding DUF3027 domain-containing protein gives rise to the protein MPTTSRCRRGSACRRCRPVGNNGTVTRSTARAARLDSVCAKAVDVAYAALTDAVDPAEVGEHLQAVAEGDRLVTHLFDCHLAGYQGWRWAVTVTRVSRSRQVTVCETVLLPGPDALLAPGWLPWHDRLQPGDLGVGDLLPTSFDDDRLAPGYLQSDDPAVEEVSWELGLGRSRVMSREGRADTAQRWYDGEHGPQAPISVAAPDTARCGACGFYLMLAGALRQAFGVCGNVYAPDDGRVVSVDHGCGAHSETLTGPAVTPVDELPTVYDDGEVETVTMRSGPAGD
- a CDS encoding cold shock domain-containing protein produces the protein MPTGRVKWYDAGKGYGFVTSDEGGDVFLPKGALPAGVTDLKSGQRVEFGVVDSRRGAQALGVQLLEAPPSVAELRRRPPEELHGLVEDMIKVLEAKVQPDLRRGRFPDRKTAQTVAQLVHAVARELEV
- a CDS encoding futalosine hydrolase gives rise to the protein MRILIVTAVEAEAVALRRGIAPGSSTAGSGTAADGGTTGDAADRAVDVAVVGVGSAAAAAGTSRQLALAASSGRPYDAVVSAGIGGGFPDRIAVGQTAVATRSVAADLGAESPDGFLTIDELGFGTAVAPADDALTGWLRAALPDAVPGAVLTVNTVTGTATTAGTLTGRYPDAVAEAMEGYGVACAAGLAGLPFAELRTISNPVGPRDRAGWRIPSALAALTTAASALTSRSADYRG
- a CDS encoding helicase-associated domain-containing protein; the encoded protein is MANTLADHLRSRSDAELGDLLRLRPDLVVPAPTDIATLAARAQSRVSAARALDDLDEFTLRILDAARLCREPSAGAGSADTADATVGLDAVLAMATAPGSGATAAQVRAAVDRLLARCLLYGSAGRFRVAGGVDEASSPYPAGLGRPAADLGDRVARRCADPAALRRTLLSAPPSARAVLDRLAAGPPLGTVTTAAGGPAAGAQAREASAATAPAAAAPAATAPAAAAPAALGPGDGVSPVRWLVEAGLLAVVTDEPATAGSQAVELPREVGLLLRRDTGPLGALRPDPPAAGSAERDPKAVDSTGAGQAMELVRLAGALLEALAAEPAPLLRTGGIGVRELRRLARVGGVSESLAGLLIEIGYAAGLLGAAELPTSASRTAVDQQILPTGNYDQWINEPVARRWERLAGAWLAMTRRAGLIGRRDDRDRPITALSTDVERAGAPTVRRTVLGVLAALPPGAAPTADEVLTLLAWQAPRRSRGRDELHREVLDEAAQLGVTGLGVLTGYGRSLLAGEGRDARDIAADDDPLGVRATEREHRGAASTVERALDDLLPSPVDHVLVQADLTVVVPGPPEPALAAELELVAEPESTGAASVHRVTPASVRRALDAGYQAAELHELFARRSRTPVPQGLTYLIDDSARTHGGLRAGSAGGYLRSDDEALLATVLADRRLAALSLRRLAPTVLVSVVPAGRMLEALRQAGYAPVPEDGTGAALRTGRPRARRAPVRHPVTLRSVDPLAAPKLTAPRISGLVEQLRRGEAAARAVRRAPGPVRAATGQAVDGLAAVQAHSQALAVLQQAVRDKALVWVGYVDAHGAAASRLVRPVSIGAGYLRAEDERTETLHTFALQRVTAAVVHD
- a CDS encoding DUF2530 domain-containing protein, which encodes MTPPDAPTGPVRLPRAPRPAPLDPPMVPFAVGGMIAWAIAGLVCLLARDWLADTGRTDWLWTCLAGLLLGLPGLAVMLRHDANRRRRHADQVSRPPDPNAS
- a CDS encoding 1,4-dihydroxy-6-naphthoate synthase is translated as MTLRLAFSPCPNDTFVFHALVHGLVPDAPPVTVRYADVDVTNSAAERGEFDLVKVSFAALPWLLPDYHLLPCGGALGRGCGPLLLTGGAAGGTAGEGRWSAGDLTGATVAVPGERTTAYLLFRLWSAGRPPARIEVVPFHEIMPGVAAGRYDAGLVIHEARFTYQRYGLTALVDLGAWWESDTGLPIPLGAILARRGVVDPAQATGWVRESVRLAWADPGASRDYVLAHAQEMEPDVVDRHIGLYVNEFTADLGADGYAAVAALLDRAAAHGLTPPTAGLLAPPPDDQLRRR
- a CDS encoding MFS transporter, with product MGLFRSLGHTAGTAFRGTRAVLRGTAHSGRWAGHKVLQVRHRGAGGEPGMSRLFDLHAASCAGDTLITIGLAGTIFFSAPLGEARSSVALYLLVTMVPFALLAPVVGPVLDHFRHGRRYALATTMLGRAFLAWLIADHLNGFGLYPAAFGVLALSRAYGVGRSAAVPRLLPAGLGLSQAGARASVYGTIAGALVAPLGLAAFWFGPQWPLRVASVIFLVGMVIALRLPPRADSEPAERVPRAFRVFGLRRGTDRQRILTGSRLVIATLVGSGTLRCLYGFLLLFLAFAIKAGDLSTVVFSQQLGDEGALGLVGAALAAGSFAATAIGSRMRINRPLALQSSGLVIVAGVGVLATLQFSLLMVALFCFVTAIISGIAKLAVDATIQERLPERLRASAFAHSETILMLSFVAGGAFGLIPVDGRVGVVAAAGFGILAAARAMIVAGRQRKDRLNGRPVDAADDVPETPEPGTAGSGDADPGTPDAGSPDDGGTVVPPRARRSIVPARIRPRPRPAPPTPAPPAPVGAGQGGTGPVGAEPVGVPAAGAPAGHRDDDRSDGQADDDDPTPPGFHIYRPSSTLRRAAEDDRPDGPDSGS